A DNA window from Macadamia integrifolia cultivar HAES 741 chromosome 4, SCU_Mint_v3, whole genome shotgun sequence contains the following coding sequences:
- the LOC122075141 gene encoding uncharacterized protein LOC122075141 isoform X1, with protein MAPGKGYVERMRRCIRTVFFMLTMVASLLYLSAPVLVALGDILVLCVLISSFTCVRCYGFKENLHRYGFRSSLVDIPLVSIIRSLVITCVYSFCDGPGLSHGPYLGTTTLCSFLSVLILSVKACIFTVTSKLEDEASSSPARQKLHLKKSWGMPVLFLSSLVFALGHIVAAYRTSCKARRKLLFHRVDPEAVLSCKVFSGFQKIPRSPTPSSGKTPKSDSETWRKPFYVARDERELPVRLLADIDSLFIACQGLRLHYKLSPSESSSQSIASTTFLQPNPSCSSPRMTSARLKFDRPPQTVPSKTQYHLHRSFSNQFHSSFLYDPLLDGSATSPVYLSEEIPVFSLDDGDCERGLSNPGISVGDVEGTGKFGIVLVHGFGGGVFSWRHVMEVLARQVGCTVAAFDRPGWGLTSRLRRKEWEEKQLPNPYKLDTQVDLLLAFCSEMGFSSVVLVGHDDGGLLVLKAAQKVQTSANSVHVEIKGVVLLSVSLSRQIVPAFARILLRTSLGKKHSIRPLLRTEIIQVVNRRAWYDATKLTTEVLSLYKAPLYIEGWEEALHEIGRLSYETVFPSENAALLLQAVEDLPVLVVAGAEDALVPLKSAQAMALKLVNSRLVAVSGCGHLPHEECPNALLAALSPFITRLLSPVQHHSLQRQ; from the exons ATGGCTCCCGGAAAAGGATATGTTGAGAGGATGAGAAGATGCATTCGGACGGTTTTCTTTATGTTGACAATGGTTGCGTCACTTCTCTATCTATCGGCGCCTGTTCTTGTTGCTCTTGGAGATATATTAGTGCTTTGTGTTTTAATTTCGAGCTTTACATGTGTGAGATGCTATGGCTTCAAAGAGAATTTGCATAGATACGGCTTCAGAAGTTCTCTCGTGGATATTCCCCTTGTTTCTATCATCAGATCTCTCGTGATAACGT gtgtttattctttttgtgatgGCCCAGGGCTCTCTCATGGGCCTTATCTTGGAACAACGACACTCTGCTCCTTTTTATCAGTACTTATTCTATCAGTAAAGGCTTGTATTTTCACTGTAACTTCCAAACTTGAGGATGAAGCTTCTTCCTCCCCAGCAAGGCAGAAGCTTCATTTGAAGAAGTCTTGGGGAATGCCTGTTTTGTTCCTCTCTTCATTAGTATTTGCTCTTGGCCATATTGTGGCTGCCTATAGAACCAGCTGCAAAGCACGGAGAAAGCTCCTGTTTCACAGAGTCGATCCAGAAGCA GTTTTATCCTGCAAGGTGTTTTCTGGCTTCCAGAAGATTCCACGATCTCCCACACCCTCTTcaggaaaaaccccaaaaagtgACAGTGAAACTTGGAGAAAACCTTTTTATGTTGCTCGTGATGAAAGAGAACTTCCAGTGAGACTACTTGCAGATATTGATAGTTTATTTATTGCCTGCCAAGGCCTTAGGCTTCATTACAAGCTCAGCCCATCTGAATCCTCGTCTCAGTCTATAGCATCTACTACCTTTCTTCAACCCAATCCCAGTTGCAGCTCGCCAAGAATGACCTCAGCAAGGCTTAAATTTGACAGGCCACCTCAAACTGTTCCATCTAAAACCCAGTATCATCTGCACCGCAGCTTTAGCAACCAATTCCACAGTTCCTTTTTATATGATCCATTATTAGATGGTTCTGCAACATCACCTGTTTATTTGTCTGAAGAAATTCCTGTTTTCAGCCTGGATGATGGTGATTGTGAAAGAGGGCTGTCAAATCCTGGGATCTCGGTTGGGGATGTAGAGGGAACTGGGAAGTTTGGCATTGTTCTGGTGCATGGATTTGGTGGAGGTGTCTTCTCATGGAGGCATGTGATGGAAGTGTTGGCAAGGCAGGTTGGTTGCACAGTTGCAGCTTTTGATCGGCCAGGCTGGGGTTTAACTTCTCGGCTACGCAGGAAGGAGTGGGAGGAAAAGCAATTGCCAAATCCTTATAAGCTTGATACTCAG GTTGACCTGCTCCTTGCTTTCTGTTCGGAGATGGGCTTTTCTTCTGTGGTACTTGTTGGCCATGATGATGGAGGCCTTCTTGTTCTGAAAGCTGCACAAAAAGTTCAGACATCTGCAAATTCAGTCCAC GTAGAGATCAAGGGTGTTGTACTTCTCAGTGTCAGCTTGTCGAGACAAATTGTCCCTGCTTTTGCTAGGATTCTTCTTCGTACTTCCCTGGGGAAGAAACACTCAATCCGCCCCCTACTACGAACTGAGATAATTCAAGTGGTTAATCGACGGGCATGGTATGATGCAACGAAGTTAACCACAGAGGTCTTGAGCCTCTACAAG GCACCACTATACATCGAAGGTTGGGAAGAAGCACTTCATGAAATTGGTAGACTGTCGTATGAAACAGTCTTCCCATCAGAAAATGCTGCATTGTTGCTGCAAGCAGTTGAGGACCTGCCAGTTTTGGTTGTTGCTGGGGCTGAGGATGCCCTTGTCCCACTTAAATCCGCTCAAGCAATGGCTTTGAAGCTTGTAAATTCT AGACTGGTTGCAGTGTCTGGCTGTGGCCATCTTCCACATGAGGAGTGCCCCAATGCATTACTCGCAGCTTTGTCACCCTTCATAACCAGACTCCTATCACCTGTCCAGCATCATAGCTTACAAAGACAATAG
- the LOC122075141 gene encoding uncharacterized protein LOC122075141 isoform X2, with protein sequence MAPGKGYVERMRRCIRTVFFMLTMVASLLYLSAPVLVALGDILVLCVLISSFTCVRCYGFKENLHRYGFRSSLVDIPLVSIIRSLVITCVYSFCDGPGLSHGPYLGTTTLCSFLSVLILSVKACIFTVTSKLEDEASSSPARQKLHLKKSWGMPVLFLSSLVFALGHIVAAYRTSCKARRKLLFHRVDPEAVLSCKVFSGFQKIPRSPTPSSGKTPKSDSETWRKPFYVARDERELPVRLLADIDSLFIACQGLRLHYKLSPSESSSQSIASTTFLQPNPSCSSPRMTSARLKFDRPPQTVPSKTQYHLHRSFSNQFHSSFLYDPLLDGSATSPVYLSEEIPVFSLDDGDCERGLSNPGISVGDVEGTGKFGIVLVHGFGGGVFSWRHVMEVLARQVGCTVAAFDRPGWGLTSRLRRKEWEEKQLPNPYKLDTQVDLLLAFCSEMGFSSVVLVGHDDGGLLVLKAAQKVQTSANSVHVEIKGVVLLSVSLSRQIVPAFARILLRTSLGKKHSIRPLLRTEIIQVVNRRAWYDATKLTTEVLSLYKMYSTA encoded by the exons ATGGCTCCCGGAAAAGGATATGTTGAGAGGATGAGAAGATGCATTCGGACGGTTTTCTTTATGTTGACAATGGTTGCGTCACTTCTCTATCTATCGGCGCCTGTTCTTGTTGCTCTTGGAGATATATTAGTGCTTTGTGTTTTAATTTCGAGCTTTACATGTGTGAGATGCTATGGCTTCAAAGAGAATTTGCATAGATACGGCTTCAGAAGTTCTCTCGTGGATATTCCCCTTGTTTCTATCATCAGATCTCTCGTGATAACGT gtgtttattctttttgtgatgGCCCAGGGCTCTCTCATGGGCCTTATCTTGGAACAACGACACTCTGCTCCTTTTTATCAGTACTTATTCTATCAGTAAAGGCTTGTATTTTCACTGTAACTTCCAAACTTGAGGATGAAGCTTCTTCCTCCCCAGCAAGGCAGAAGCTTCATTTGAAGAAGTCTTGGGGAATGCCTGTTTTGTTCCTCTCTTCATTAGTATTTGCTCTTGGCCATATTGTGGCTGCCTATAGAACCAGCTGCAAAGCACGGAGAAAGCTCCTGTTTCACAGAGTCGATCCAGAAGCA GTTTTATCCTGCAAGGTGTTTTCTGGCTTCCAGAAGATTCCACGATCTCCCACACCCTCTTcaggaaaaaccccaaaaagtgACAGTGAAACTTGGAGAAAACCTTTTTATGTTGCTCGTGATGAAAGAGAACTTCCAGTGAGACTACTTGCAGATATTGATAGTTTATTTATTGCCTGCCAAGGCCTTAGGCTTCATTACAAGCTCAGCCCATCTGAATCCTCGTCTCAGTCTATAGCATCTACTACCTTTCTTCAACCCAATCCCAGTTGCAGCTCGCCAAGAATGACCTCAGCAAGGCTTAAATTTGACAGGCCACCTCAAACTGTTCCATCTAAAACCCAGTATCATCTGCACCGCAGCTTTAGCAACCAATTCCACAGTTCCTTTTTATATGATCCATTATTAGATGGTTCTGCAACATCACCTGTTTATTTGTCTGAAGAAATTCCTGTTTTCAGCCTGGATGATGGTGATTGTGAAAGAGGGCTGTCAAATCCTGGGATCTCGGTTGGGGATGTAGAGGGAACTGGGAAGTTTGGCATTGTTCTGGTGCATGGATTTGGTGGAGGTGTCTTCTCATGGAGGCATGTGATGGAAGTGTTGGCAAGGCAGGTTGGTTGCACAGTTGCAGCTTTTGATCGGCCAGGCTGGGGTTTAACTTCTCGGCTACGCAGGAAGGAGTGGGAGGAAAAGCAATTGCCAAATCCTTATAAGCTTGATACTCAG GTTGACCTGCTCCTTGCTTTCTGTTCGGAGATGGGCTTTTCTTCTGTGGTACTTGTTGGCCATGATGATGGAGGCCTTCTTGTTCTGAAAGCTGCACAAAAAGTTCAGACATCTGCAAATTCAGTCCAC GTAGAGATCAAGGGTGTTGTACTTCTCAGTGTCAGCTTGTCGAGACAAATTGTCCCTGCTTTTGCTAGGATTCTTCTTCGTACTTCCCTGGGGAAGAAACACTCAATCCGCCCCCTACTACGAACTGAGATAATTCAAGTGGTTAATCGACGGGCATGGTATGATGCAACGAAGTTAACCACAGAGGTCTTGAGCCTCTACAAG ATGTATAGTACTGCATGA